CTGCGCGGGTTTGCGCCTGCTCAGTAAGCGGTGGCGAAAGCCGCCTTCTCAATACCGCGCGATACACCACAGGGCCCAGAGCCCGTCGCGCCAGGTGATTTTCTTTCCCTCGGCATACGAGCGACCGGCATAGCTGATCGGACGCTCATAAAATCGCACGCTGCGCATGCGCGCAAGTTTGTGCGTCAGTTCAATCTCGATCCCAAAGCCGTTCTCGCGCAGGGTCGGACCAATCTGCTCGATCAGTTCGCGGCGGATCATCTTGTAGCACGTCTCGACATCAGTCAGTGCCCGACCGCTCCGCCAGTTCGACAGCTTCGTGATCAGCAGATTCGCAGCCCGGTGCCAGTAGTGCTGAACAGGGCCATCGATGAGTGTAAAACGACTTCCGTACACCACATCGGCATCCCCAGCGACAATCGGCTGCAGCAGCTTGCGAAAGTCTTGCGGGTCATACTCATCGTCGGCATCTTGCACCACAACCACGCTCCCCGTGCACCGCGAAAAACCGGTTCGCAGTGCACCACCTTTGCCACGATT
This window of the Pirellula staleyi DSM 6068 genome carries:
- a CDS encoding glycosyltransferase family 2 protein; the protein is MLRWPTFVHHDLFLDSQRKVCDDMPWDSSNPISNLSRSSIGDEAQAASIETTLGIKLAAELGVYRIPEGFKLSVVIPVYNEIKTLSGVVARLRATQLPLEIVIVDDGSRDGTRDLLASWQNDVEGNRDLVIILHEKNRGKGGALRTGFSRCTGSVVVVQDADDEYDPQDFRKLLQPIVAGDADVVYGSRFTLIDGPVQHYWHRAANLLITKLSNWRSGRALTDVETCYKMIRRELIEQIGPTLRENGFGIEIELTHKLARMRSVRFYERPISYAGRSYAEGKKITWRDGLWALWCIARY